A DNA window from Bacteroidales bacterium contains the following coding sequences:
- the panB gene encoding 3-methyl-2-oxobutanoate hydroxymethyltransferase, with amino-acid sequence MNEDRGQKRLEYRKITTHVLQEMKLKNEKIAMLTGYDFSMAGILDNAGIDVILVGDSASNVMAGHTTTLPITLDQMIYHASSVMRAVKRALVVVDLPFGTYQGNSKEALQSAIRIMKESGANAIKMEGGREIIESVDRILSAGIPVMGHLGLTPQSIHKFGTYTVRATDAAEARTLIEDAHFLEEAGCFSLVLEKIPAELGEQVTNEIKIPTIGIGAGGGVDGQVLVLHDMLGITQKFSPRFLRRYHNLYEEIQGSVKSYITDVKTRDFPNDREQY; translated from the coding sequence ATGAACGAAGATCGCGGACAAAAGCGGTTGGAGTACCGCAAGATCACAACACACGTGCTTCAGGAGATGAAGCTGAAAAATGAAAAGATAGCCATGCTTACCGGGTACGACTTTTCGATGGCCGGCATTCTCGACAATGCTGGCATCGACGTAATTTTGGTTGGCGACTCGGCTTCCAACGTTATGGCTGGTCACACTACCACTTTACCCATTACCCTCGATCAAATGATTTACCACGCCTCGTCGGTGATGCGTGCCGTGAAGCGAGCGCTTGTGGTGGTGGATTTGCCTTTTGGCACCTACCAGGGCAACAGCAAGGAGGCGTTGCAGTCGGCCATCCGCATTATGAAAGAGTCGGGCGCCAACGCCATAAAAATGGAAGGCGGACGCGAGATAATAGAAAGTGTCGATCGCATCCTTTCGGCAGGCATCCCGGTGATGGGGCATCTGGGGCTTACCCCACAGTCGATACATAAATTTGGAACTTACACGGTGCGTGCAACCGATGCTGCCGAAGCACGCACGCTGATAGAAGACGCTCACTTTTTGGAAGAAGCCGGATGCTTTAGCCTGGTGCTCGAAAAAATACCGGCAGAATTAGGAGAGCAGGTCACCAACGAAATAAAAATTCCTACCATCGGCATAGGCGCCGGCGGCGGCGTGGATGGTCAGGTGCTTGTACTGCACGATATGCTGGGGATTACACAAAAATTTTCGCCCCGTTTTCTGCGGCGTTATCACAATCTTTATGAAGAAATCCAGGGTTCTGTCAAATCATACATTACTGATGTGAAAACGCGGGACTTCCCCAACGATCGGGAGCAATATTAA
- a CDS encoding RNA pseudouridine synthase, with protein sequence MVNEVLYEDNHIIVVNKITGDIIQADITLDSTLRDVVRDYLREKYNKPGNVFLGVVHRLDRPVSGAVIFAKTSKALARLNSMFKNREVRKIYWAVVDKAPDPSEGKLVDYLWRNQTKNKSFIATERNKKSSYAELDYKHIASSDRYHLLEVELLTGRHHQIRTQLAAFGCRIKGDLKYGFPRSNPDASIHLHARSLEFIHPVKGDLVSIVAPLPVDPLWDFFGKFTSQQETPKA encoded by the coding sequence ATGGTTAACGAAGTTTTATACGAAGATAACCATATCATTGTTGTCAATAAAATCACCGGAGACATCATCCAGGCGGACATCACACTCGATTCGACCCTGCGCGATGTGGTGCGCGACTATCTGAGAGAAAAATACAACAAACCCGGCAACGTTTTTCTGGGTGTGGTGCACCGGCTCGACCGTCCGGTGAGTGGCGCGGTGATATTCGCCAAAACCAGTAAGGCGCTGGCACGGCTCAACAGTATGTTCAAAAATCGGGAGGTGCGCAAAATTTATTGGGCTGTCGTTGACAAGGCACCCGATCCGTCCGAAGGCAAACTTGTAGATTATCTGTGGCGCAACCAGACCAAAAACAAATCTTTTATTGCCACCGAGCGCAACAAGAAAAGTTCTTACGCAGAGCTCGACTACAAGCACATCGCCTCCAGCGACCGCTATCATCTTCTGGAGGTAGAGCTGCTCACGGGGCGTCATCACCAGATACGCACACAGCTTGCGGCTTTTGGCTGCCGCATCAAAGGCGACCTGAAATATGGTTTCCCGCGCTCCAACCCCGATGCATCCATTCATCTGCATGCGCGGAGCCTCGAGTTTATCCATCCCGTAAAGGGCGATCTTGTAAGCATTGTGGCGCCGCTGCCCGTCGATCCGCTGTGGGATTTTTTTGGTAAGTTCACCAGTCAACAGGAAACTCCTAAAGCATGA